One Dictyoglomus thermophilum H-6-12 DNA window includes the following coding sequences:
- a CDS encoding aspartate carbamoyltransferase catalytic subunit codes for MWKKKDLIGIEELSKEEIELIVETAVNMKDILKRPIKKVPTLRGRTICTLFYEPSTRTRSSFELAAKYLSADTISIATSTSSVQKGETLLDTVKTLEAMGIDLFIIRHSASGVPSFIAKNVRAGVINAGDGMHEHPTQALLDVFSVYEKKGRLDGLKIAIIGDIFHSRVARSNIYAWNKLGSEVIVCGPPTLIPPYIESLNVKVTYNLDEAIEDADVIYVLRLQLERQKKGLFPTLREYHMLYGVNSERIEKAKKDVLVMHPGPMNRGVEISSEVADSLISVINEQVTNGVAVRMALLYLMLGGKGDEDTV; via the coding sequence ATGTGGAAAAAGAAAGATCTTATAGGTATAGAGGAGCTTTCAAAGGAAGAGATTGAATTAATAGTTGAGACCGCTGTTAATATGAAAGACATTTTAAAAAGGCCAATTAAAAAGGTACCTACCTTAAGAGGAAGGACTATTTGTACTCTTTTTTATGAGCCGAGCACAAGGACTAGATCGTCTTTTGAGCTTGCTGCAAAGTATTTAAGTGCAGATACCATAAGTATTGCTACTTCTACAAGTAGTGTACAAAAGGGAGAAACTCTTCTTGATACTGTTAAGACATTAGAAGCTATGGGAATTGATTTGTTTATTATTAGGCACAGTGCGTCGGGGGTTCCTTCCTTTATTGCAAAGAATGTAAGGGCTGGGGTTATTAATGCAGGAGATGGGATGCATGAACATCCTACTCAAGCTCTTTTGGATGTTTTTTCAGTGTATGAGAAAAAGGGAAGGCTTGATGGTTTAAAAATAGCTATAATTGGAGATATATTCCATAGTAGGGTGGCAAGATCAAATATTTATGCTTGGAATAAATTAGGAAGTGAAGTAATAGTTTGTGGTCCTCCCACCTTAATACCTCCCTATATAGAGTCCCTTAATGTTAAAGTTACCTATAACTTAGATGAAGCTATTGAAGATGCTGATGTAATTTACGTATTAAGGCTTCAATTAGAGAGGCAGAAAAAAGGACTATTTCCTACTTTGCGGGAGTACCATATGCTTTATGGTGTTAACTCGGAAAGAATAGAAAAAGCCAAAAAAGATGTCCTTGTGATGCACCCTGGTCCAATGAATAGAGGAGTGGAGATATCTTCTGAAGTGGCTGATAGTCTTATTTCGGTTATAAATGAACAGGTTACAAATGGGGTTGCTGTTAGAATGGCTCTTCTTTACCTTATGTTGGGAGGGAAAGGCGATGAAGATACTGTTTAA
- the pyrR gene encoding bifunctional pyr operon transcriptional regulator/uracil phosphoribosyltransferase PyrR: MYFQEKAKIMDKEAIKRALRRIAHEIVERNKGIGNVVLIGIRRRGVPLAQRLQKILKEIEGVEVPVGSLDITLYRDDLNLRLDQPQVGKTDINFSIENKDVVLVDDVLYTGRTVRSALDALMDIGRPKTVQLAVLIDRGHRELPIRADYVGKNVPTSRKEQIEVRLEEIDGVDEVVIGEWKED, translated from the coding sequence ATGTATTTTCAAGAGAAAGCCAAAATAATGGATAAAGAAGCAATAAAAAGGGCTCTAAGAAGAATTGCTCATGAGATAGTAGAGAGAAATAAAGGCATTGGAAATGTGGTTCTTATTGGAATAAGAAGAAGAGGAGTTCCTCTTGCTCAAAGACTTCAAAAGATTTTGAAAGAAATTGAGGGTGTAGAAGTACCTGTGGGAAGTCTGGATATTACTCTTTATAGAGATGATCTTAATCTTCGTCTTGATCAACCTCAAGTAGGAAAAACCGATATAAATTTTTCTATTGAGAATAAAGATGTAGTCCTGGTAGATGATGTGCTTTATACGGGAAGGACTGTAAGATCTGCTCTTGATGCCCTGATGGATATAGGGAGGCCTAAAACAGTTCAACTTGCTGTTTTAATTGATAGAGGACATAGAGAACTTCCTATAAGGGCAGATTATGTAGGAAAAAATGTTCCCACTTCTCGTAAGGAACAGATCGAGGTAAGACTTGAAGAAATAGATGGGGTAGATGAGGTAGTTATTGGAGAGTGGAAGGAGGATTAA
- the trmB gene encoding tRNA (guanosine(46)-N7)-methyltransferase TrmB, producing the protein MDDLIISNNKANYFLDLRDIFQNENPIFLEIGMGNGEFIVHMAKENPNANFIGIDVSKEIFRKALSRVKKSGLKNIRIMRIEGSEFLCKFVRSKTLSGVYINFPDPWSKKSRKERRLVNEPFIYLISDRLKEGGVFIFVSDDEDYAMTVWELLKKFTNFSPMWDDGLRTDFPEYYKTKYARKWLSLGLTIYYIGFRKERDVDLPEHVKKYYPLLNLSKEDLFMPLIEFKIKKTLNNEFIKEVLSILPRDVIYRDENTLIKILDVYHNERSILVDVLCVEGYYQQRFFVDINDIKKDILKIAIHDSDDPDPTLGVHRALAILASILKENFPELELVQNTTKVKNLT; encoded by the coding sequence ATGGATGATTTGATAATTTCGAATAATAAGGCAAATTATTTCTTAGATTTAAGGGACATCTTTCAAAATGAGAATCCCATCTTTCTTGAGATAGGGATGGGAAATGGTGAATTTATTGTCCATATGGCTAAGGAGAATCCAAATGCTAATTTTATAGGGATAGATGTCTCTAAGGAGATATTTAGAAAAGCTTTAAGTAGAGTAAAAAAATCAGGGCTTAAAAACATCAGAATTATGAGGATTGAAGGAAGTGAATTTCTTTGTAAATTTGTAAGATCTAAAACTCTTTCTGGAGTATATATTAATTTCCCTGATCCATGGTCTAAAAAATCTCGCAAAGAGAGAAGATTGGTAAATGAGCCCTTTATTTATTTAATCTCCGATAGACTGAAAGAGGGTGGTGTTTTTATCTTTGTGTCTGATGATGAGGATTATGCTATGACTGTATGGGAACTTTTGAAAAAATTTACCAATTTTTCCCCCATGTGGGATGATGGTTTAAGGACAGACTTTCCTGAGTATTATAAAACTAAGTATGCAAGAAAATGGCTTTCTTTAGGGCTTACAATTTACTATATTGGATTCAGAAAGGAAAGGGATGTAGATCTTCCAGAACATGTGAAGAAGTATTATCCTCTCTTAAATTTATCAAAGGAGGATCTTTTTATGCCTTTAATTGAATTTAAAATTAAAAAGACTCTCAATAATGAATTTATTAAAGAGGTATTATCTATTTTACCGAGAGATGTGATTTATAGAGATGAAAATACTTTGATTAAAATTTTGGATGTTTATCATAACGAAAGAAGTATACTTGTAGATGTTTTATGTGTGGAAGGATATTACCAACAAAGGTTTTTTGTTGATATAAATGACATAAAAAAAGATATTTTAAAAATAGCTATTCATGACTCTGATGATCCTGATCCAACTCTTGGAGTTCATAGAGCATTGGCAATTTTGGCCTCCATTTTGAAGGAAAATTTTCCTGAATTAGAACTGGTCCAAAATACTACAAAGGTTAAAAATTTGACATAA